The Candidatus Roseilinea sp. genome contains a region encoding:
- a CDS encoding enoyl-[acyl-carrier-protein] reductase [NADH] has translation MTLLTGKTALIFGVANDHSIAWGIAKAFHREGATLGFSYAGEKLERRVRPLAESLGSDWVEPCDVSKDEDIARVMEKAQARFGAIDILVHSIAFANRDDLSGPYLNVTRQGFMTAMDISVYSFTALARAAAPLMRPNGALLTLTYIGSQRAVPHYNVMGVAKAALEASVRYLAADLGADERRIRVNAISAGPIRTLAVAGIAGSRALISEFSKVSLLRRNITIEDVGNAAAYLCSDLAAGVTGEVHYVDAGFNVGFPLGNDADG, from the coding sequence ATGACACTGCTCACCGGTAAGACCGCGCTGATCTTCGGTGTCGCCAACGATCACAGCATCGCCTGGGGCATTGCGAAGGCCTTTCACCGCGAAGGCGCAACGCTCGGTTTCAGCTATGCAGGGGAGAAACTCGAGCGGCGCGTGCGCCCGCTGGCCGAATCGCTCGGCTCCGACTGGGTTGAGCCTTGCGATGTGAGCAAAGATGAGGACATCGCAAGGGTGATGGAAAAAGCCCAGGCGCGCTTCGGTGCGATTGATATCCTGGTGCACTCGATCGCCTTTGCCAACCGCGACGACTTAAGTGGCCCTTATCTGAACGTCACTCGTCAGGGCTTCATGACTGCGATGGACATCAGCGTGTATTCGTTCACGGCGCTGGCCCGCGCTGCTGCGCCGCTCATGCGGCCCAACGGCGCATTGCTGACGCTGACCTACATCGGCTCGCAGCGCGCCGTGCCGCACTACAACGTCATGGGGGTGGCCAAGGCCGCGCTGGAGGCCAGTGTGCGCTATCTGGCTGCCGACCTCGGCGCGGATGAGCGGCGCATTCGCGTCAACGCCATCTCCGCCGGGCCGATTCGCACGCTGGCCGTTGCCGGCATCGCGGGCTCGCGCGCGCTCATCAGCGAGTTCAGCAAGGTCAGCCTGCTGCGCCGCAACATCACCATCGAAGACGTCGGCAACGCGGCCGCCTACTTGTGTTCCGACCTCGCCGCCGGCGTCACCGGCGAAGTGCACTACGTGGACGCCGGCTTCAACGTCGGCTTCCCGCTCGGCAACGACGCCGACGGTTGA
- a CDS encoding dehydrogenase, with the protein MITRVNVGIIGCGNISPLYFRACRSLEILNLVGCADLDGSRAEARAREFDTRAFSVEALLAHPDVQIIINLTTPQAHGEIGMAALEAGKSVYNEKPLALSREEARRMLALAQAKGLRVGGAPDTFMGAGIQTCRKLIDEGAIGEPVAATAFMMSRGHESWHPDPEFYYQPGGGPMFDMGPYYLTALVTLIGPVRRVTGSARITFPERTITSQPKHGQKIAVRVPTHVAGVLDFASGAIGAIVTSFDVWKHSMPCIEIYGSEGSLQVPDPNSFGGPVRIARAGEQEWTDVTLTHPYSRQSRGLGVADMAYAMQSGRPHRASGELTYHVLDIMHAIHDASNEGRHVPIESACERPAPLPADLREGTLDP; encoded by the coding sequence ATGATCACTCGAGTCAACGTTGGCATCATCGGCTGCGGCAATATCAGCCCGCTGTACTTTCGCGCGTGTAGGTCGCTCGAGATCCTCAACCTGGTCGGCTGCGCCGATTTGGACGGGTCGCGCGCCGAAGCCCGCGCGCGCGAGTTCGACACGCGCGCTTTCAGCGTCGAGGCATTGCTGGCGCATCCTGACGTGCAGATCATCATCAACCTGACTACCCCCCAGGCGCATGGCGAAATCGGCATGGCCGCGCTGGAAGCCGGCAAGAGCGTGTATAACGAGAAGCCGCTGGCGCTCAGCCGGGAAGAGGCGCGGCGCATGCTCGCCCTGGCCCAAGCGAAGGGCTTGCGCGTTGGCGGCGCGCCGGATACCTTCATGGGCGCAGGCATCCAGACCTGTCGCAAACTCATTGACGAAGGCGCGATTGGCGAGCCAGTCGCTGCGACGGCGTTCATGATGAGCCGCGGCCACGAGAGCTGGCACCCCGATCCGGAGTTCTACTACCAGCCCGGCGGCGGCCCGATGTTCGACATGGGGCCGTACTATCTCACCGCGCTGGTGACGCTGATCGGCCCGGTCAGGCGCGTCACCGGCTCGGCCCGCATCACTTTCCCCGAGCGCACGATCACCAGCCAACCCAAGCACGGGCAGAAGATCGCAGTGCGCGTGCCGACGCATGTCGCCGGCGTGCTCGACTTCGCATCCGGCGCGATCGGCGCGATCGTCACCAGCTTCGACGTGTGGAAGCATTCGATGCCCTGCATCGAGATCTACGGCAGCGAGGGGTCGCTGCAAGTGCCCGACCCCAATTCGTTCGGCGGGCCGGTGCGCATCGCGAGGGCCGGCGAGCAGGAGTGGACGGACGTGACGCTCACGCACCCCTACAGCCGGCAATCGCGCGGCCTGGGCGTCGCCGACATGGCCTATGCCATGCAATCGGGCCGGCCGCACCGCGCCAGCGGCGAGTTAACCTATCATGTGCTCGACATCATGCACGCGATCCACGATGCGTCGAACGAAGGCCGGCATGTCCCGATCGAAAGCGCCTGCGAGCGCCCGGCGCCACTTCCGGCCGACTTGCGCGAAGGCACGCTCGACCCCTGA
- a CDS encoding hypothetical protein (possible pseudo, frameshifted), with product MIAGMAHEPASSLTHLSATRLAALMARGEISATEVVRAHIARIETVNPKINALVVKRFDQALREAKAADDRRARGEPLPPLARCADHPQRVP from the coding sequence ATGATTGCCGGCATGGCGCATGAACCGGCAAGCTCCCTCACCCATCTCTCCGCCACCCGGCTGGCTGCCTTGATGGCGCGCGGCGAGATCTCCGCGACCGAAGTCGTCCGCGCGCACATCGCCCGCATCGAGACGGTCAACCCCAAGATCAACGCCCTCGTCGTCAAGCGGTTCGACCAGGCACTGCGCGAGGCGAAGGCGGCCGACGACCGTCGTGCGCGCGGCGAGCCGCTGCCCCCCCTTGCACGGTGTGCCGATCACCCTCAAAGAGTGCCTTGA
- a CDS encoding hypothetical protein (possible pseudo, frameshifted), with product MPSRRGDIPKTNDRYVQRLIACGAIVIGKTNVPQALIYNESSNALYGRTNNPWDVARTPGGSSGGEGALIAAGGSPLGLGTDIGGSLRLPAHFCGVASLKPTSLRTHDYSRFSELAFEFGPITCVVGPMARDVADLTLALRLIGAMPHPRLPSPQPLGDPDAVDVSKLRLGFFTYDGLMRPSPAVARAVREAADMLRTAGAQVIEWEPPDLRRAEALYIRLLTANGASVFRAALAHDKPEPQLALLYWLAQRSPQAVRRFRHVLAAMRQMNFARQLDSIGFTAEDIPRLTDEAEAYRRAFAAAMDRAAGGPLDGVLSPACFSPAWPHGASRELITGGAYSIVYNLLGYPAGVVPVTRVRPDEAIVRPLSPDVVDIAARRVDIGSAGLPVGVQVAARPWQEHVALAVMKVIQDAARERADYPTTPVV from the coding sequence ATGCCCTCACGACGCGGGGACATCCCGAAGACCAACGATCGCTACGTCCAACGCCTTATTGCGTGCGGCGCGATTGTGATCGGCAAAACCAATGTGCCGCAGGCGTTGATCTATAACGAGAGTAGCAATGCGCTCTACGGTCGGACGAACAACCCCTGGGACGTGGCGCGCACACCCGGCGGCAGCAGCGGCGGCGAAGGCGCGCTCATCGCCGCCGGCGGCTCGCCCCTCGGCCTGGGCACCGATATCGGCGGCAGCCTGCGACTGCCGGCTCACTTCTGCGGCGTCGCAAGCCTCAAACCCACATCCCTGCGCACGCACGACTATAGCCGGTTCTCTGAGCTGGCGTTTGAGTTCGGGCCGATCACTTGCGTCGTCGGCCCGATGGCGCGCGATGTGGCCGATCTCACGTTGGCCCTACGGCTCATTGGCGCTATGCCCCACCCGCGCTTGCCATCGCCCCAGCCGCTGGGCGACCCGGACGCCGTGGATGTATCGAAGCTGCGGCTGGGGTTCTTCACCTATGACGGGCTCATGCGACCATCGCCCGCCGTGGCGCGCGCGGTGCGCGAGGCCGCAGACATGCTGCGCACTGCAGGCGCGCAGGTGATCGAATGGGAGCCGCCTGATCTCCGCCGGGCCGAAGCCCTCTACATACGCCTGCTCACCGCCAACGGCGCATCAGTCTTCCGCGCTGCTTTGGCGCACGATAAGCCTGAACCCCAACTCGCCTTGCTGTATTGGCTGGCGCAGCGCTCGCCACAGGCGGTCAGGCGCTTCCGGCATGTGCTGGCTGCCATGCGCCAGATGAATTTCGCTCGACAGCTCGACAGCATCGGCTTCACGGCCGAGGACATCCCACGCTTGACCGACGAAGCGGAAGCCTATCGTCGCGCCTTCGCAGCGGCGATGGACCGCGCCGCCGGCGGGCCGCTGGACGGGGTGCTCAGTCCGGCTTGCTTCTCGCCCGCTTGGCCGCACGGCGCCAGCCGGGAGCTGATCACCGGCGGCGCATATTCCATCGTCTACAACTTGCTGGGCTATCCGGCAGGCGTTGTCCCGGTGACACGTGTGCGACCGGATGAAGCGATCGTGCGGCCGCTTTCGCCAGACGTGGTGGACATAGCCGCGCGCCGCGTGGACATCGGCAGCGCCGGCCTGCCGGTGGGCGTGCAGGTGGCCGCGCGACCATGGCAGGAGCACGTCGCGCTGGCCGTCATGAAGGTCATCCAGGACGCAGCCCGCGAACGCGCCGACTACCCCACGACGCCTGTTGTCTGA